The Deinococcus roseus genome window below encodes:
- a CDS encoding 3'-5' exonuclease, whose protein sequence is MSYQFVVTSTYYQALQHLDHQSQKIVGLSVQDFQKDLMLLSSSKSGDRLHPLKHTHTPNLFSISCNMDLRVILLRDSNTFVYLHVGHHDAAYQWAKNKKFKLDFQQGKVQMFTVQEKAPDPDVMQKPHTLPAEGPRPFEWIDDKTLQDLGIPEELWPFVRSLPESRLPEIIDHLSEDAADALIRIHSGEKLPDLKTLVGMPIKVADGQIEGALGSDFQTWMVFLHPAQERLARSTPSSSMRITGGPGTGKTVVALHWAAFLAREHPEKCVLLTCFSKTLAERLEQQLPFVVPRNDPAFKNIEVMNLHKVARELYKGSEKGTDSSLIYPLLAEVYHEHGSTFDFPFVLSEWQQVVEAQGLWTFEAYRGASRTGRGTPLGAMQRKHLWSLFERVLKKLEQQEKISHTHLLTRTARQIAETGKSVYDFVIADEAQDLGPAELEFIRALVKRGPSDITLVGDPQQRIFKAVGTWLSHCIDIRNNTSKLKVNYRTTRQIQQFAEQAMGMSGEITLSSLQGPEPRVVQCMGDQDQVETIAHFVRSLLKKGHHPSDVAILERNAHLAIASRVARELGLEVFDLKQQGNVPRNRLPAGSLHRAKGLEFRAVVIASAGKNHLPLPVAMKEAQDEADRNRIRDLERQLLYVGITRAREQLLITHTGQVSPFLSFAVAP, encoded by the coding sequence ATGAGCTACCAGTTCGTGGTGACCTCCACCTACTACCAGGCCCTGCAACACCTCGATCACCAGTCCCAGAAAATTGTGGGGCTGAGTGTGCAGGACTTCCAGAAGGACCTGATGCTTTTGAGCAGCAGCAAAAGCGGGGACCGGCTGCACCCCCTCAAACACACCCACACCCCCAATCTGTTCTCGATTTCCTGCAACATGGACCTCAGGGTGATCTTGCTGCGAGACAGCAACACCTTCGTTTACCTGCATGTGGGGCACCATGACGCGGCCTACCAGTGGGCGAAAAACAAGAAGTTCAAACTGGACTTTCAGCAGGGCAAGGTGCAGATGTTCACGGTGCAGGAAAAAGCACCTGACCCTGATGTGATGCAGAAGCCTCACACCCTTCCCGCAGAGGGTCCCAGGCCATTTGAATGGATCGACGACAAAACCCTGCAGGACCTGGGCATCCCGGAGGAACTGTGGCCTTTTGTGCGCAGCCTGCCAGAATCCCGGCTGCCAGAAATCATCGACCACCTGTCTGAAGATGCGGCAGATGCCTTGATTCGCATTCACTCCGGTGAAAAACTGCCGGACCTGAAAACCCTGGTCGGGATGCCCATCAAAGTTGCCGATGGTCAGATTGAAGGGGCACTGGGAAGTGACTTTCAGACCTGGATGGTGTTTTTGCACCCGGCTCAGGAAAGGCTGGCCCGTTCGACCCCATCTTCTTCCATGCGCATCACCGGGGGTCCCGGCACCGGCAAGACCGTGGTGGCCCTGCACTGGGCGGCGTTCCTCGCCCGCGAACACCCCGAGAAGTGTGTCCTGCTGACCTGTTTCAGCAAAACCCTGGCGGAGCGCCTCGAGCAGCAGCTTCCATTCGTGGTCCCCAGAAACGACCCGGCCTTCAAAAACATCGAGGTCATGAACCTGCACAAGGTCGCCCGGGAACTGTACAAGGGGAGTGAAAAAGGGACGGATTCCAGCCTGATCTATCCCCTGCTCGCAGAGGTGTACCACGAGCACGGCAGCACGTTTGATTTTCCTTTTGTGCTCAGCGAATGGCAACAGGTGGTTGAAGCGCAGGGCCTGTGGACCTTTGAAGCCTACCGCGGTGCCAGCCGCACCGGACGGGGCACCCCGCTCGGGGCCATGCAAAGAAAACACCTCTGGAGCCTTTTTGAACGGGTGCTCAAAAAACTCGAGCAGCAGGAAAAAATCAGCCACACGCACCTCTTGACCCGCACCGCAAGGCAGATCGCCGAGACAGGCAAGAGCGTTTATGACTTTGTGATCGCCGATGAAGCCCAGGACCTCGGACCCGCCGAGCTCGAATTCATCCGGGCCCTGGTGAAGAGAGGCCCCTCGGACATCACCCTGGTGGGAGACCCCCAGCAGCGCATCTTCAAAGCGGTGGGCACCTGGCTCTCACACTGCATCGACATCCGCAACAACACCTCAAAACTGAAAGTCAATTACCGCACCACCCGCCAGATCCAGCAGTTTGCCGAGCAGGCCATGGGCATGAGTGGAGAGATCACCCTCTCCAGCCTGCAAGGACCGGAACCCAGGGTGGTGCAGTGCATGGGGGATCAGGACCAGGTGGAGACCATTGCCCACTTTGTGCGGTCCCTGCTCAAAAAAGGCCACCATCCCTCCGATGTGGCGATCCTGGAACGCAACGCCCACCTCGCCATCGCCTCCAGGGTGGCCAGAGAGCTGGGCCTGGAAGTCTTTGACCTCAAGCAGCAGGGGAACGTGCCCAGAAACCGCCTGCCTGCAGGGTCCCTGCACCGGGCCAAGGGACTGGAATTCCGTGCGGTGGTGATCGCCTCCGCGGGAAAAAACCACCTGCCTTTGCCGGTGGCCATGAAAGAAGCCCAGGATGAAGCGGACCGCAACCGCATCCGTGACCTGGAACGTCAACTGCTGTACGTCGGCATCACCCGGGCCAGGGAACAACTCCTGATCACCCACACCGGGCAAGTCTCTCCCTTCCTGTCATTTGCTGTCGCACCCTGA
- a CDS encoding IS5 family transposase, whose product MTRKPYPSDLTDREWALLEPLIPSTKPGGRPASIPRREIVNALLYVLCQGTSWRALPHDFPHWKTVYEYFRLWKKTGVWEKASQKLVRTYRSLDGRNEDPSAAVLDSQSVKTTQKGG is encoded by the coding sequence GTGACGAGAAAGCCTTACCCCAGTGACCTCACTGACCGTGAATGGGCACTGCTCGAACCCCTCATTCCCTCCACCAAACCCGGTGGTCGGCCTGCAAGCATTCCCAGACGAGAAATCGTCAATGCTCTGCTCTACGTGCTCTGTCAGGGCACCTCCTGGCGGGCCTTACCCCACGACTTTCCCCACTGGAAGACCGTCTATGAGTACTTCCGACTCTGGAAGAAAACCGGCGTGTGGGAGAAGGCCAGCCAGAAACTGGTGAGGACCTATCGCAGCTTGGATGGACGAAATGAAGACCCCAGTGCCGCTGTTCTGGACTCTCAGAGTGTGAAAACCACTCAAAAAGGGGGCTAG